A stretch of DNA from Thiomicrospira sp. XS5:
CGGTCGGGAAAGAAATGCTTTCGGGAAAAGAAATGTGCACCCGCTTTTTTTTCGGGTCGAGCGACACCTGTACATCACTTTGCTGGCTGGCCATGGCAAACGTTTCCACCAAGCTTTCATACAAAGGTTTGAGGTGTTCAATCCGCGTTTCACCGTCCAAGTTCTGATCCGATTTACGCAACTCATCCGCCTGTTTGAAATACTGCACCTGCGTTTGAGTTAAATCCGAACCGTGTCCCAGCGTATGCGTCAGGGATTTAACAATCGCCTCATACTTATGGGCATCCAAGGTCGACATGGCGAACAGCAACACAAAAATCGCCATCAATAACGACATTAAATCCGCAAACGTCGCCAACCAGGGCGCATCATTACATTTCTTTTTCGCCATCAAGCCCCTTCTTCCAAAGCCGGTCTTTTTTCCAAATACGGCGACAACATATCGCGCATAATATTCGGGTTCTGACCCTGATTAATGGCATCCAAAGCATCCATAATCATTAACTGACGCAAAGATTCTTCCTGACCCCAGGTATTAATTTTATCGGCCATCGGTAAAGCAAACAGGTTGGCGATCATCGCCCCGTATAACGTCGTCAGCATGGCAACGGCCATCGCTGGACCAATCGACGCCGGGTCCGACAAGTTCGACAACATTTGAATCAAGCCCACCAGCGTCCCGATCATACCAAAAGCCGGCGCCGCGCCGCCAATCGACGCAAACACGCCCGCACTGGTTTCAGCACGTTCCACCAACAGCTTGTTCTCTTCCAATAAAGTTTGACGAATTAAATCCTTGGAATAGCCATCCACCAACATGCGAATCCCGCGGCGATAAAACTCGTGATTCACTTCCATATTATCCAGGGCCAAGAAACCATTCAAACGCGAGGT
This window harbors:
- a CDS encoding motility protein A; the protein is MSFSTFIGLFLGVAIVLVAMSMGSSILIFINIPGLMIVIGGTVAATMIRYSFHEAMHAVAMSFRILMPSTDIKDKNELIDLTEDLLRTSRLNGFLALDNMEVNHEFYRRGIRMLVDGYSKDLIRQTLLEENKLLVERAETSAGVFASIGGAAPAFGMIGTLVGLIQMLSNLSDPASIGPAMAVAMLTTLYGAMIANLFALPMADKINTWGQEESLRQLMIMDALDAINQGQNPNIMRDMLSPYLEKRPALEEGA
- a CDS encoding flagellar motor protein MotB, which translates into the protein MAKKKCNDAPWLATFADLMSLLMAIFVLLFAMSTLDAHKYEAIVKSLTHTLGHGSDLTQTQVQYFKQADELRKSDQNLDGETRIEHLKPLYESLVETFAMASQQSDVQVSLDPKKKRVHISFPESISFPTGRAELKPGFAVYLNKLQPYVNQHARLQAVGHTDKRPVTGGRFKSNWELSSARAAAVIQKLILDGLIQPRQAEVIGVADTSPLSLAETEEGYAMNRRVEIIIEPNYFNENEVDAPN